The Ovis aries strain OAR_USU_Benz2616 breed Rambouillet chromosome 11, ARS-UI_Ramb_v3.0, whole genome shotgun sequence genome window below encodes:
- the NATD1 gene encoding protein NATD1 isoform X1: MEGLRPVRGGAGRVRGGTLSPSDPGGFGAWPTCLISVRPFLASTVGLTPGWWEELDAPVRVRFRTAPAAGCHDRAVLLYEYVGKRIVDLQHTEVPDAYRGRGIAKHLAKAALDFVVEEDLRAHVTCWYIQKFVKENPLPQYLERLQP; the protein is encoded by the exons ATGGAGGGGCTTCGGCCCgtcaggggcggggcggggcgggtaCGGGGAGGGACGTTGTCTCCTTCAGACCCCGGCGGCTTTGGGGCTTGGCCAACTTGCCTCATCTCTGTGCGCCCGTTTCTCGCCTCTACAGTGGGATTAACTCCTGGCTGGTGGGAAGAATTGGATGCCCCAGTAAGAGTGAGGTTCAGAACAGCGCCTGCGGCAG gaTGTCATGACCGGGCAGTTCTGCTCTATGAGTATGTGGGCAAGCGGATCGTGGACCTACAGCACACGGAGGTCCCTGACGCCTACCGTGGGCGCGGCATCGCCAAGCACCTGGCCAAG GCCGCTCTGGACTTTGTGGTGGAGGAGGACCTGAGAGCCCATGTCACATGCTGGTACATCCAGAAGTTCGTCAAGGAGAACCCCCTACCGCAGTACCTGGAGCGCCTGCAGCCATAG
- the NATD1 gene encoding protein NATD1 isoform X2, with protein MAQSPAAASPGAPEQGCPIRVEHDRRRRQFTVRLNGCHDRAVLLYEYVGKRIVDLQHTEVPDAYRGRGIAKHLAKAALDFVVEEDLRAHVTCWYIQKFVKENPLPQYLERLQP; from the exons ATGGCGCAGTCGCCGGCAGCAGCGTCGCCGGGCGCGCCGGAGCAAGGCTGCCCCATCCGCGTGGAGCACGACCGTCGGCGTCGCCAGTTCACCGTCCGGCTCAACG gaTGTCATGACCGGGCAGTTCTGCTCTATGAGTATGTGGGCAAGCGGATCGTGGACCTACAGCACACGGAGGTCCCTGACGCCTACCGTGGGCGCGGCATCGCCAAGCACCTGGCCAAG GCCGCTCTGGACTTTGTGGTGGAGGAGGACCTGAGAGCCCATGTCACATGCTGGTACATCCAGAAGTTCGTCAAGGAGAACCCCCTACCGCAGTACCTGGAGCGCCTGCAGCCATAG